The stretch of DNA ATGATATCAGCAGCAATGTACATTGAATTAATCATCTTATCTTTAGCAGAACCAGGATGTACAATTTTGCCTTGAATATCAATTGCTGCATAAGCCGCATTAAAGTTTTCATATTCAATCTCACCAGGCAATGAGCCATCCATCGTATAAGCCCACTCTGCACCAAATTTTTCAACATCAAACAAATCCGCACCACGCCCTACTTCTTCGTCAGGAGTAAAGCAAATTCGGATTTTACCATGTTTGATTTCGGGATGGTTGATTAGATATTCCATAGCAGAAACAATTTCCGTAACGCCTGCTTTGTCATCTGCTCCCAACAAGGTCATCCCATTGGTAGTAATCATTGTTTGCCCCTTAAACTGAACCATTTCAGGGAATTCTTCCGTTCTAAGAACAATATTTTCTTCTTCATTTAATACCAAATCGCCGCCTTCATAATTCTCCCATACAATAGGAGCACAGCCTGTAGCTGTAAAATCAGGAGAGGTGTCAATATGAGCAACAAAACCTACGGTAGGAATTTTTTTGTCCGTATTGGCAGGGAGTGTTGCCATGATGTAACAATGTTCGTCAATTTCAACCTCACTTAAACCAATTGCTTTTAATTCTTCAACAATTTGATTGGCCAAAATGAATTGTTTATCTGTACTAGGAATTTTATCAACTCCAAATTCAGATTGTGTATCTACTTTTACATAGCGTAAAAATCGGTCTAAAATCTGTTCTTTCATTATTCTAGTTTAATTAGTAGTAAAGTTTGGACTCGTTTTATTGGGGCAGTAAGTTACTTAAAGTCCAGAACTTTTTTTATATTATTAGAACCAAAGTTCAGCTAATTTTAAGGCTTCTTTTATAACTCAAAAAACGCTATCCGCTCCATTCCTATGAAAAATAAAGGCTTAAAAGTATTGGGTGTTTTACTGTTGTTGTTATTGCTTATCCTAGTTGTTGTTGTCGAATTTGTAGCACCTTATGCGATCGTAATGCCTCCTAGATTAGTACTTAAGGAACATCCAGAACGTTTTCCTAATGGGGTTTTTCCAACAGATTTTAACCTGAAAACAAAAGTACTCGATTTGCAAACTTCAGATAAAAAATACTTATCCAATTACTTGGTTTTATCCAATTTAGATAGCTGTCGAGGAACCATCATTATGTTGCATGGGATAGGAGGATGTAAAGAGGACTATTTGGGCAGCGCTCAAAATATAGCAAGGTTAGGTTATAATTGCCTGATTTATGATGCACGGGCACATGGGCAGAGCGAAGGAGAATATTGCACCTTTGGTTTTCTTGAAAAAGAAGACGTTAAAACAGTAGTAACCGCTATCCTTAAGGATAATCCTACGACAAAAATTGGTTTGTGGGCAAGTTCTATGGGAGGGGCTGTTGCCTTACAGGCTTTGGCAATAGACCAAAGAATCGATTTTGGAATTGTAGAAAGCACCTTTACAAGCTTACCAGAGGTCGTTTACAATTATCAAAAACGTTATTGCCGTGGCATAGGGCTGCGTTGGGTCAGCAATCGAGTCCTTGCTAAAGCAGGTAGAATAGCAGGCTTTGATCCCTTTGAGGTTCGTCCAATTGATGCTTGTACTCAAATAGCACAACCTATTCTAATCAATCATGGAGATGCCGATCTCAACATTGATATTAAATATGGGAAGGCTCTTTTTGAAGCCTTAGCGACTGAGAACAAACAATTTTATACGGTAAAGGGAGGTGGGCATGATAACTTATATTCGATTGGTGGCATAGACTATACCCATACTATATTTGATTTTATGGCGTTAAATTTTAAGTGAGTATCTGTAACTTATTGGTTAGTTTGTACTTATTGTAAAGAATCGACCTATCGTTCTACCAAAGAAAACAAAAACGTATGAAATATATCGCACCTGTTATTTTATTCTGTATACTGAATTTCACCAGTAGCTATGGGCAAGGGCATACCCCTGGTTTGAGCCCAGAAGACACCCTCTCTTTTATAAAAATGGAACTCACTAACCCCGATGGCACTCCCTACGCCAATTCATTGGTGGTCTTAAAAGGAGAAAAAGGGCATTGGGTAAAGGTGATGACAGGAAAAGATGGGCGTGTTAAAGCCAAGGTTCCTTTTGATGAAATTTATACGGTACATTGCGGGGAGCATACTTGTATGAGAAAAATTAAAGTCAATGCATTTCCTTATGTTACTTATAATTACAAGGCCTATACACAGCGATTTATTTATTTTACATTTACTTATCAAAATATAAATGGAGAGCGCCTGAAAGGGGAAGAGGTAGTACTGCATTCTTCAACTGGAAAAACATATATGGACAGTACCAATCAAGAGGGGCAAGTTTCGTTTTATCTACCATTTGACCCTTCATTTCGAATTGCTGTCAAGTACCATGATAATGTAAAAACAATAACACCTAGAGATGTCGGCAAAGAATATAAGCTTATGACAACCGTTTTTACTTGGATGGGAGCAAGAGAAAAAGAACGACGGGCACACATTGCCGATTCGCTAGCTAGATTGGCGCATCTAAGTGCTACTGAGTTATTAGATTCTTTGGTGGCTTCTGGAAAAGGAGGGGAGATTGCAGAAAAGGACATTTATATTCCTATTAATTACGATAGTACCGAGTGGGTAATAAAGATGTTGGGAGAAAAAGCTAAACAGTATCATTCCAAGTTAAAGGAAAATCCTGCTTTTTTTGAGCAAAAAAATAAAACAGTCTTGGCGCCCTTGTATCGTTTGAGAAAAAAAATGGCACAAAAAATCATTGTTACTGATATAACAGGATCTATGTATGGTTATACCGAAGAAGTCGTGTTGTGGCATGCGCTCAATTTTATGGAAAACTCACCTAAGAAATATTTGTTCTTCAACGATGGTGATCATAAAGCAACCGCTCAAAAAACAATTGGATCAACGGGAGGACTATATTTTTGCCAAGGACAAATTAAGGATTTTAAAACCATTCTTAATAGCATGCGCAAAGGGATGCGTAATGGAGGAGGAGGAGATGGCCCCGAAAATGATATTGAGGCTTTATTGGCGGCAAAGCAGCATTGTAATGAAGGGCATGAAATTTTTTTAATAGCAGATAATTACAGCCCGATAAGAGATTTAGAATTGATGGAGCAACTCAATGTACCCATTCGAATTATTTTATGTGGCGTAGAGTATAAAAGCTGCTTTAGAGATCATCAAATTAATGAAGAATACCTAAATTTAGCGCATGCAACGGGAGGTTCTATTCATTTAATTAAAGAAGATATTTATCATATTGCTCAAATCAAAGAAGGTGAAACGATTACCATCAATAAAAATGATTACCATTTTGTTAATGGTCGCTTTCTTTTGCAAAAGAAAATGTGAAAAAAATAGTTAAAAGAACTTTATATTTTTAAGGTGTTATTTTTGTTTGATAAAAGTTTTTTTAGTTTATAGGGTTGTATTTATTTTGATTTTGTGTTGGTTGTGGATATTTATTTTTTGTAAGTGTATTTTTTTTGAATAAAAAAGTCTTTTTATTGCCCTAAGGCTTTATCTATTATTGTAGTGTTAAAACGGGTAACCGCACCTCAATTTTAATAATTACGTTTAATTCAAAAAAATCATAACCAACTTATGAAAGTCTTTAATTATTTAACATTAGCCATGATATTCCTATTTGGCGTAAATGCTAGCTTACAGGCACAGTGTACGGCTTCGTTTACTCATACCAATACAGGGAATACCTACAATTTTACCTCATCGGTGAGTGGGGGTCTTTTTAATCCTGTTTACATTTGGACCATTGATGACTATAGCAACTATACCAATCATACGCTTTATGGAGCCAATCCATCGTTCACCTTTGGAGGAACGCCAGCAATCGGTTATCATTATGTCTGTTTGACGGTTTTGGATTCTATAACAGGATGCCAAACAACTTATTGTGACTCTATCTATGTAAACAATGGAGGAAACCCATGTGCAGGATTTAGCGGCAGCTTTACCTATACGAATAGTGGTAGTACTTTTAATTTTACATCAGCAGTAACGGGGGGAGCAGCAATTTTTTATAATTGGAACTTTCATGGGTTAGGAACCTCTAATGCCCCTAATCCATCTTTTACTTATCCTGGACAAGGGTGGTATGCTGTTGACATGACAGTGATCGATACGATTTCAGGATGTCAGCATACACAGCATGATTCTGTTTATGTTTCGGGAGGAAACTCTAATCCATGCGCAGGACACTCCGTTAGTTATACATCAAGTGTATCTGGAAATAATGTGACGCTTACAGGGCAATCAACGGGTTATCACCCAATAACCTCTACAATGTATTATGTAGACGGAAATACGAATGCTTACTTGGGAAGTGGGGCTAATCTTACCTTGACGTTGCCAAATGGAACACATTATATTTGCTTTTATGCAGCAGGGACTGTTTTTGATTCTTTAACCAATACTTATGATTCATGTGGTAGTGTATATTGTGATACTATTGTTGTGAATGGTAATAATAATCCATGTGCGAATACATTTGTATCGTTTGGAGATTCTACAGGAGCGGGTAACAATACACATTTCTATTCTTTTGTTGGTGGTTTTCAAGCTGGCGCTTACTACTTGTGGGATTTTGGAAATGGTACTTATAGCAGTGCGATGAACCCAACGGTACAGTTGTCAAATGGCTGGCACTATGTATGTTTGACGGTAGATGATTCTAGTTGTGTAGAAACTTATTGTGATTCTATCTATGTACAAAATAGTGGAAATCCATGTAACACATCAGTATGGTTTGTTGATTCTATAGGAGCAGGTAACAATACACATTTTTATTCTTTTGTTAGTGGTTTCCAAGCTAGTACTTACTTCTCATGGGATTTTGGAAATGGTACGTATAGCAATGCGATGAACCCAACGGTACAATTGTCAAATGGCTGGCACTATGTATGTTTGACAGTAGGCGATTCTAATTGTGTAGAAACCTATTGTGATTCTATCTATGTACAAAATAATGGAAATCCATGTGCAGGATTTGCTGGTACCTTTAACTATACAACAAGCGGAACGACTGTTAATTTTACAAGTACAATAACAGGAGGTACTCCTTCTTATGGGTACTACTGGAACTTTGGAGATGGTAACTTCGGATTTGGAGCGAATCCGTCTCATACTTATGCTGTTGGTACTTCTTATGGAGTAACGTTGACGATTTCTGATACTACTGGATGTTCTTATACTTATTACGACACCGTTACAGTAGGAAATGGAGGAAATCCATGTGCCAATACATTTGTATCATTTGGAGATTCTACAGGAGCAGGTAACAATGTACATTTCTATTCTTTTGTTGGAGGCTTCCAAGCTGGTGCTTACTACACATGGGATTTTGGAAATGGTACTTATAGCAATGCAATGAACCCAACGGTGCAATTGTCAAATGGCTGGCACTATGTATGCTTGACGGTAGATGATTCTAGTTGTGTAGAAACCTATTGTGATTCTATCTATGTACAAAACAATGGTGGTGGTTGTACTCAAAATGAAGTAACTTTGACCATCAATTTGGACAATTACGCAGGTGAAACTTCTTGGGAAGTGACCGATGCAAGTGGTGCTGTAGTTGGAAGTTTTTCTTATCCTCCATTTATGAGCGCTAGCACAATGACACATACACTTTGTTTGCCAAATGGTTGTTATAACTTTACAATCTATGATAGCTATGGAGACGGAATTTGTTGCCAATATGGTCAAGGTGACTATGCTTTGGTAGACAATTCAACTGGAGCTACTTTGGCTGCTGGTGGAGCCTTTGCTTACGCTGAAACTACTAACTTCTGTGTGGGTGGAGCATCTAACCCATGTGGAGCCTTTGCTAATAGCTACTTTACTTATACTGTAGATTCAACAGGAACGGTTTCGTTTGCTCCTCAAATTGTAGGAAACCAATATCCACTAAACTTCAACTGGGATTTTGGTAACGGAAACACTTCTACTGCTTCTCACCCAACCTTTACATTTGCTACCAATGGTTACCATGTGGTATGTTTGACAGCTGACTCTGCTGGTTGTACGTTTACTTACTGTGATACGATTATGATTACTACTAATAACAATGGAAATCCAGCAGGACCATGTGTTAATCTAACAGCAGATATTAACATCAACCAAGATTCAACAAACCCATTCTTATTGTGGATGCAACCTGTTGTTAGTGGTGCGGCAGCTAATGCTCAATTTACATTTGTATGGGATTTTGGTGACAATACAGGAGGATTCTCTGGCTCACCAACACATATTTACAACAGCTATGGTTCTTATGTAGTTTGCTTAATGGCAGTAGATAATGTTAATGGTTGTGTAGTTACATTCTGTGATACAATTACAATTGACTCAAGCGGAAACTTTAGCCGTAACTTTACAAAGCCTGGATTTACAGTAAATACTTTGCCTCCAGTAATTAATTTCTATACAGCTGTAGAGCAAGTAGAACAAACAGATGTTGCCATCAACTTGTTCCCTAATCCAGCTCGTGAAACAGTGAACTTAGCAATTAATACAACTGAAGCAATCAATGGTACAGTTGCTATCTTAGACGTTACTGGTAAAATTGCTTACCACCAAGTATTGGATTTAGACGCAGGCGAGCAACAAGTAACACTTCCTGTTAGTGAATTGCCAGCTGGTATTTACTTAGTAAAATTAACTAGCGAAACAACACAAAAAACGATGAAATTCATCAAAGAATAATAAGAAGAAATTATTTAGCAATAC from Aureispira anguillae encodes:
- a CDS encoding alpha/beta hydrolase encodes the protein MKNKGLKVLGVLLLLLLLILVVVVEFVAPYAIVMPPRLVLKEHPERFPNGVFPTDFNLKTKVLDLQTSDKKYLSNYLVLSNLDSCRGTIIMLHGIGGCKEDYLGSAQNIARLGYNCLIYDARAHGQSEGEYCTFGFLEKEDVKTVVTAILKDNPTTKIGLWASSMGGAVALQALAIDQRIDFGIVESTFTSLPEVVYNYQKRYCRGIGLRWVSNRVLAKAGRIAGFDPFEVRPIDACTQIAQPILINHGDADLNIDIKYGKALFEALATENKQFYTVKGGGHDNLYSIGGIDYTHTIFDFMALNFK
- the pepT gene encoding peptidase T, with the protein product MKEQILDRFLRYVKVDTQSEFGVDKIPSTDKQFILANQIVEELKAIGLSEVEIDEHCYIMATLPANTDKKIPTVGFVAHIDTSPDFTATGCAPIVWENYEGGDLVLNEEENIVLRTEEFPEMVQFKGQTMITTNGMTLLGADDKAGVTEIVSAMEYLINHPEIKHGKIRICFTPDEEVGRGADLFDVEKFGAEWAYTMDGSLPGEIEYENFNAAYAAIDIQGKIVHPGSAKDKMINSMYIAADIIQTLKTEEVPEKTEGYEGFYHLLSVKGDVDKTELRYIIRDHDKEKFEAKKATVQNLVEQLNHTHNDCISLTLTDQYYNMAEKVRPVMHIVELAREAISNLGMTPITRPIRGGTDGSRLSFMGLPCPNIFAGGLNFHSRYEYVALESIVSATETIVEIAKLMESREW
- a CDS encoding T9SS type A sorting domain-containing protein gives rise to the protein MKVFNYLTLAMIFLFGVNASLQAQCTASFTHTNTGNTYNFTSSVSGGLFNPVYIWTIDDYSNYTNHTLYGANPSFTFGGTPAIGYHYVCLTVLDSITGCQTTYCDSIYVNNGGNPCAGFSGSFTYTNSGSTFNFTSAVTGGAAIFYNWNFHGLGTSNAPNPSFTYPGQGWYAVDMTVIDTISGCQHTQHDSVYVSGGNSNPCAGHSVSYTSSVSGNNVTLTGQSTGYHPITSTMYYVDGNTNAYLGSGANLTLTLPNGTHYICFYAAGTVFDSLTNTYDSCGSVYCDTIVVNGNNNPCANTFVSFGDSTGAGNNTHFYSFVGGFQAGAYYLWDFGNGTYSSAMNPTVQLSNGWHYVCLTVDDSSCVETYCDSIYVQNSGNPCNTSVWFVDSIGAGNNTHFYSFVSGFQASTYFSWDFGNGTYSNAMNPTVQLSNGWHYVCLTVGDSNCVETYCDSIYVQNNGNPCAGFAGTFNYTTSGTTVNFTSTITGGTPSYGYYWNFGDGNFGFGANPSHTYAVGTSYGVTLTISDTTGCSYTYYDTVTVGNGGNPCANTFVSFGDSTGAGNNVHFYSFVGGFQAGAYYTWDFGNGTYSNAMNPTVQLSNGWHYVCLTVDDSSCVETYCDSIYVQNNGGGCTQNEVTLTINLDNYAGETSWEVTDASGAVVGSFSYPPFMSASTMTHTLCLPNGCYNFTIYDSYGDGICCQYGQGDYALVDNSTGATLAAGGAFAYAETTNFCVGGASNPCGAFANSYFTYTVDSTGTVSFAPQIVGNQYPLNFNWDFGNGNTSTASHPTFTFATNGYHVVCLTADSAGCTFTYCDTIMITTNNNGNPAGPCVNLTADININQDSTNPFLLWMQPVVSGAAANAQFTFVWDFGDNTGGFSGSPTHIYNSYGSYVVCLMAVDNVNGCVVTFCDTITIDSSGNFSRNFTKPGFTVNTLPPVINFYTAVEQVEQTDVAINLFPNPARETVNLAINTTEAINGTVAILDVTGKIAYHQVLDLDAGEQQVTLPVSELPAGIYLVKLTSETTQKTMKFIKE